The following proteins are encoded in a genomic region of Micrococcaceae bacterium Sec5.8:
- a CDS encoding heme o synthase, whose amino-acid sequence MTATVSTTHTPLTASLPRGRAGFARKAKAYLALTKPRVIELLLVSTLPTMIYAERGFPSIGLILATLVGGAFAAGSAGAFNCYIDRDIDKLMHRTENRPLVTGEVTPREALVFSWLLGAAAIAILWFGANPLAAWLGLGAIVFYVVIYTMILKRRTAQNIVWGGAAGCFPVLIAWAAVTNTVEWPAVVLFMVIFLWTPPHYWPLSMRYGEDYRNAKVPMLGAIAGAKVVSVQVVLYAWAMVVCSLLLIPAGGAGWVYTATAVLAGAWFLYESHALYNRAQAGDVSNKGAMKVFHGSISYLTLLFLALAVDPFVGSAIMGS is encoded by the coding sequence GTGACTGCCACCGTGAGCACAACACATACGCCGCTGACCGCTTCTCTTCCGCGCGGACGGGCCGGCTTCGCCCGCAAAGCCAAGGCCTACCTGGCGCTCACTAAACCCCGCGTCATCGAGCTGCTGCTCGTCAGCACCCTGCCTACCATGATCTACGCCGAGCGTGGCTTCCCATCCATCGGCCTGATCCTGGCGACCCTCGTCGGCGGCGCCTTCGCCGCCGGCAGCGCAGGAGCGTTCAACTGTTACATCGACCGGGACATCGATAAACTCATGCACCGCACCGAGAACCGGCCGCTGGTCACCGGTGAGGTCACGCCCCGGGAAGCGCTGGTGTTTTCCTGGCTGCTGGGCGCGGCGGCAATTGCCATTCTCTGGTTCGGGGCCAACCCGCTCGCAGCGTGGCTGGGGCTCGGGGCGATCGTCTTCTACGTGGTCATCTACACCATGATCCTCAAACGACGCACCGCACAGAACATCGTCTGGGGCGGCGCCGCCGGGTGCTTCCCCGTGCTGATCGCATGGGCCGCGGTGACCAACACCGTCGAGTGGCCCGCCGTCGTGCTTTTCATGGTCATTTTCCTCTGGACACCGCCGCACTACTGGCCGTTGTCCATGCGCTACGGCGAGGATTACCGCAACGCCAAGGTCCCGATGCTCGGTGCGATCGCCGGCGCCAAAGTCGTATCCGTTCAGGTGGTCCTGTACGCATGGGCCATGGTGGTGTGCTCGCTGCTGCTGATTCCGGCGGGCGGCGCCGGGTGGGTCTACACCGCCACCGCCGTACTCGCCGGAGCCTGGTTCCTCTACGAATCGCACGCCCTCTACAACCGGGCGCAGGCCGGGGACGTGTCCAATAAGGGAGCCATGAAAGTCTTCCATGGCTCGATCAGCTACCTGACCCTGCTCTTCCTCGCCCTCGCGGTTGATCCGTTCGTCGGTTCCGCCATCATGGGAAGCTGA
- a CDS encoding COX15/CtaA family protein, which yields MSTASRTPRTTSRTIPWLPDTVNTAVKRLAVLSLIGQTLLIVTGGAVRLTASGLGCPTWPRCTDSSLVNTPEMGIHGIIEFGNRLLTFALAAVAVAMLVYLWNLRRERRDLFLLALALLASIPAQAVIGGITVLTQLNPWVVGLHFLVSMALVVVATLLVNRAFGRTGKFRTAELAALPGVARPLTTAVALFSAVAVCLGVVVTGAGPHAGDADAPRNDLDWDLFSHIHAVPAYLVTAGALFAVFLVVRGRISGAFRTAVALLLGVTVLQAVIGFTQYYNGIPALLVAAHMLGSALLMSAAVNAADLARSSPVK from the coding sequence GTGAGTACGGCCTCCCGCACACCCCGGACCACTTCCCGCACCATCCCGTGGCTGCCTGACACCGTTAATACGGCGGTCAAGCGGCTGGCGGTGCTGTCCCTGATCGGCCAGACCCTCCTGATCGTCACCGGCGGCGCCGTCCGTCTCACCGCCTCGGGCCTGGGCTGCCCCACGTGGCCGCGGTGCACGGACTCCTCGCTGGTGAATACCCCGGAAATGGGGATCCACGGGATCATCGAATTCGGCAACCGGCTGCTGACGTTCGCGCTGGCCGCCGTCGCCGTTGCCATGCTGGTGTACTTGTGGAATCTGCGCCGGGAACGCCGCGACCTTTTCCTGCTGGCCCTGGCCCTGCTCGCCAGCATCCCGGCGCAGGCCGTGATCGGCGGCATCACCGTGCTGACCCAGCTCAACCCGTGGGTGGTGGGCCTGCATTTCCTGGTCTCCATGGCCCTCGTGGTGGTGGCCACGCTGCTGGTCAACCGCGCATTCGGCCGGACCGGGAAGTTCCGCACCGCCGAACTCGCGGCCCTGCCGGGTGTGGCGCGTCCGCTGACGACTGCCGTTGCCTTGTTCTCCGCCGTGGCGGTCTGCCTGGGTGTGGTGGTCACCGGCGCAGGTCCGCACGCTGGCGACGCCGACGCCCCCCGCAACGACCTGGACTGGGACCTGTTCTCGCACATCCACGCGGTTCCGGCTTACCTGGTGACAGCCGGGGCGCTGTTCGCGGTGTTCCTCGTAGTGCGGGGCAGGATTTCGGGTGCGTTCCGCACCGCCGTCGCTCTGCTGCTGGGCGTCACTGTGCTGCAGGCCGTCATCGGTTTCACGCAGTACTACAACGGCATCCCGGCGCTTCTGGTCGCCGCCCACATGCTCGGCTCGGCACTTCTCATGAGCGCGGCTGTCAACGCAGCCGACCTCGCCCGCAGCAGCCCGGTGAAGTAG
- a CDS encoding ABC transporter permease, which yields MTRDSAAVGNVPAGSAPPVRPLGSAPAPLLRRILQQGKYETATMLRNGEQLILAIVLPLLAMVGLTVTPLLDSFGSSRINVAVPGILALCAMSTAFTGQGISTGFDRRYGVLRFLSTTPLGRTGLMAGKILAVLAVLALQVLVVTAAALLLGWQPEPAGWVPGLAVLVLGAAAFTALGLLVAGTVRPEATLAITNLLWILLGALGGIVIPAERLPALLQDVVHFLPSGALGQALRDAFLSGSVHPAPVLVLLLWTAVAGTAATRWFKWN from the coding sequence ATGACCCGCGACAGTGCCGCAGTAGGGAACGTACCGGCCGGCAGCGCGCCGCCGGTCCGCCCCCTTGGCAGCGCCCCCGCGCCGTTGCTGCGCCGCATCCTCCAGCAGGGCAAATACGAGACGGCCACCATGCTCCGGAACGGCGAGCAGTTGATCCTGGCGATCGTCCTGCCGCTCCTGGCCATGGTGGGCCTGACCGTGACCCCCCTGCTGGACAGTTTCGGGTCGAGCCGGATCAACGTTGCGGTGCCGGGCATCCTCGCGCTGTGTGCCATGTCCACCGCCTTCACCGGCCAAGGCATCTCCACCGGGTTTGACCGCCGGTACGGGGTCCTGCGCTTCCTGTCGACGACCCCGCTGGGCCGGACGGGCCTGATGGCGGGGAAGATTCTCGCGGTCCTCGCCGTCCTGGCACTGCAGGTACTGGTCGTCACGGCGGCAGCCCTCCTGCTGGGCTGGCAGCCCGAGCCGGCGGGCTGGGTTCCCGGGCTAGCCGTGCTGGTGCTGGGCGCCGCGGCGTTCACCGCGCTGGGCCTGCTCGTCGCCGGAACCGTCCGCCCGGAGGCCACCCTTGCCATCACCAACCTGCTCTGGATCCTGCTCGGCGCCCTCGGCGGCATCGTGATTCCGGCCGAGCGGCTCCCTGCCCTCCTGCAGGACGTCGTGCACTTCCTCCCGTCCGGGGCCCTGGGGCAGGCCCTGCGGGACGCGTTTCTTTCCGGCAGCGTCCACCCCGCCCCGGTCCTTGTCCTGCTGCTCTGGACGGCAGTCGCCGGCACCGCAGCAACCCGCTGGTTCAAATGGAATTGA
- a CDS encoding ABC transporter ATP-binding protein gives MRSPESPVLTISGLVKDVGPLPTLDGKMLRVVSGLSLVAERGQVTALLGANGAGKTTTIECAQGLQKRTSGSISLLGEDPDTAGAGLRARVGVMLQDGGLPPSARPVPLLRHVAGMYQDPWPVEELIERLGIDAFSRTSVRRLSGGQKQRLALAAALVGNPEVLFLDEPSAGLDPQSRQLVFELISELRNRGMGIILTTHLMDDAQRLADYVYIIDAGRNVAEGTVAQLLQHPLPPGAGEQHVRTLLFETEPGLDFTGVLADGVTVTEARAGSYAATGAMTAADLAAITAEWASRGIMPRSLSLEARSLEDVFLDISGREIR, from the coding sequence GTGCGATCCCCCGAATCCCCCGTCCTGACCATCAGCGGGCTAGTCAAGGATGTTGGTCCACTGCCCACTCTCGACGGCAAAATGCTGCGGGTGGTCAGCGGGCTTTCCCTCGTAGCCGAACGCGGACAGGTCACGGCCCTGCTGGGGGCCAACGGCGCAGGCAAAACCACCACCATCGAATGCGCCCAGGGGCTGCAGAAGCGCACTTCCGGCAGCATCAGCCTTCTGGGTGAGGACCCGGACACGGCCGGGGCGGGGCTGCGGGCCCGCGTCGGGGTGATGCTCCAGGACGGCGGGCTCCCGCCGTCGGCGCGTCCCGTCCCCCTGCTCAGGCATGTGGCCGGCATGTACCAGGACCCGTGGCCGGTCGAGGAACTGATCGAACGGCTCGGCATCGACGCTTTCAGCCGGACCTCGGTGCGGCGGCTCTCGGGCGGCCAAAAACAGCGGCTTGCCCTTGCCGCCGCCCTGGTGGGCAATCCCGAAGTGCTGTTCCTGGATGAGCCCAGCGCCGGCTTGGATCCGCAGTCACGCCAACTGGTGTTTGAGCTCATCTCCGAGCTCCGGAACCGCGGGATGGGGATCATCCTGACCACCCACCTCATGGACGACGCCCAGCGGCTGGCGGACTACGTCTACATCATCGACGCCGGCCGCAACGTTGCCGAAGGAACGGTGGCCCAGCTCCTGCAGCACCCCCTGCCGCCCGGCGCCGGCGAGCAGCACGTCCGCACGCTGCTGTTCGAGACCGAGCCCGGCCTCGATTTCACCGGGGTGCTGGCCGACGGCGTCACCGTCACCGAGGCGCGGGCGGGCAGCTACGCCGCCACCGGCGCCATGACCGCGGCAGACCTTGCCGCGATCACTGCGGAGTGGGCATCCCGGGGCATCATGCCGCGCTCACTGAGCCTGGAGGCCCGCAGCCTGGAAGACGTGTTCCTCGACATCTCCGGAAGGGAAATTCGATGA